The Sphingobacterium bambusae genome includes a window with the following:
- a CDS encoding DUF4269 domain-containing protein, with product MHAVRLDKFDNIEYLNVGTEQQQIVYGLLREARLFDLLAPYDPLLVGTIPIDIAIASSDLDIICYASDLEEFCRFAQQHFSWRESFQLSKSIINMVPTILVHFMLAGFEVELFAQDVPSKLQNGYRHMIIEYEILSHHDENFRQQILALKVAGVKTEPAFAQLLGLKGDPYEGLLNYKNV from the coding sequence ATGCATGCTGTACGCTTAGATAAGTTTGACAATATCGAATACCTGAACGTGGGCACGGAACAACAGCAGATAGTTTACGGCCTTTTAAGGGAAGCTAGGCTGTTCGATCTGTTGGCGCCTTATGATCCATTGCTTGTGGGCACCATACCTATTGATATTGCCATTGCATCGAGCGATTTGGATATTATCTGCTATGCGAGCGATCTAGAAGAATTCTGCCGCTTTGCTCAACAACATTTTAGCTGGCGAGAATCGTTTCAGCTATCGAAGTCGATCATTAATATGGTTCCTACCATACTTGTTCACTTTATGTTAGCTGGTTTTGAGGTTGAGTTATTTGCACAGGACGTTCCGTCCAAATTACAGAACGGATATCGGCATATGATCATAGAATACGAAATTTTGTCGCACCATGATGAAAACTTTAGGCAGCAGATTCTTGCGTTAAAAGTTGCAGGCGTAAAAACAGAACCTGCTTTTGCCCAACTATTGGGGCTGAAAGGAGATCCCTATGAGGGCTTACTTAATTATAAAAATGTATGA
- a CDS encoding HipA family kinase: MNVFKPEIREVQITRYVQPFREGGSLPALVDADDGFSYVIKFRGAGQGRKALVAELIGGELARFLGLRMPEMVFAELDESFARTEPDEEIQDLLRFSVGKNLGVHFLNGAITFDANADKVDALEASKIVWLDALLMNVDRTVRNTNMLMWHNELWLIDHGASLYFHHAWDNWEEQLAKPFVQIKDHVLLRYASQVEEVDRAYRSLFTEENIRNVLDLIPDEWLVDESRELDAEAARAVYLSFLLGRVAHADNFIKQIEDERKNRL, encoded by the coding sequence ATGAACGTATTTAAACCGGAGATTCGCGAGGTACAAATCACGCGCTATGTCCAACCCTTTCGGGAAGGGGGATCACTTCCCGCTTTGGTAGATGCCGATGATGGTTTTAGCTATGTCATCAAGTTTCGTGGCGCTGGCCAAGGACGAAAGGCGTTGGTGGCCGAGCTCATCGGTGGCGAACTAGCTCGCTTTTTAGGATTGCGCATGCCCGAAATGGTGTTTGCAGAATTGGACGAATCCTTCGCTCGCACAGAACCTGATGAAGAAATACAGGATTTATTGCGTTTTTCCGTAGGGAAAAATTTAGGTGTGCATTTCCTGAATGGAGCCATCACCTTTGATGCCAATGCCGATAAAGTGGACGCCTTGGAAGCCTCTAAAATCGTGTGGCTGGATGCATTGTTGATGAACGTAGACCGCACGGTGCGCAACACCAACATGTTGATGTGGCATAATGAACTGTGGTTGATCGATCATGGAGCATCATTGTATTTTCACCATGCTTGGGACAATTGGGAAGAGCAGTTGGCCAAGCCATTTGTGCAAATTAAAGACCATGTATTGCTGCGCTACGCATCGCAGGTCGAGGAGGTCGATCGCGCATATCGTTCCTTGTTTACCGAAGAAAACATACGTAATGTGCTCGATTTGATCCCCGATGAATGGCTCGTAGACGAAAGTCGGGAGCTCGATGCGGAGGCTGCTCGAGCGGTTTATCTTTCCTTTTTGCTGGGGCGTGTTGCACATGCTGATAATTTCATTAAACAGATAGAAGATGAGCGAAAGAACCGTTTATGA
- a CDS encoding DUF3037 domain-containing protein yields MSERTVYEYAVVRVVPRVEREEFINVGVALYCKKQRYADVKLFVDEAKCKALYADVDLALILRHLDSFKRICVGDKGAGKLAELEQAERFRWLTAKRSTLIQCSVLHPGLCVSAEETHQALFDKLIL; encoded by the coding sequence ATGAGCGAAAGAACCGTTTATGAGTATGCCGTGGTGCGCGTGGTACCACGTGTGGAACGGGAAGAATTTATTAATGTTGGGGTAGCACTGTATTGTAAAAAGCAACGCTACGCTGATGTAAAGCTTTTTGTGGATGAGGCGAAATGCAAAGCCTTGTATGCTGATGTTGATTTAGCATTGATCCTACGGCATTTGGATTCTTTCAAAAGGATCTGTGTTGGTGATAAAGGAGCGGGCAAGCTTGCCGAACTGGAACAAGCAGAGCGTTTTCGTTGGTTGACGGCAAAGCGCAGCACCTTAATTCAGTGCTCGGTGCTGCACCCCGGACTATGCGTTTCTGCAGAAGAAACCCATCAAGCGCTTTTTGATAAATTAATCCTATAG
- the epsC gene encoding serine O-acetyltransferase EpsC, with protein sequence MNEFYQHIFQKQREVQDMPSNSRIADWAKHVLHLLFPEKHAADFLTVDDVRKAFEEAEEELFALLQKTKACSHCDNRLIAREFFEALPGIYAVMLTDAEAIMEGDPAAKSLREVIRTYPGFNAICVYRLAHELWKAEVPLIPRILTEHAHSKTGIDIHPGAQIGQYLYIDHGTGLVIGETCIIGNHVKLYQGVTLGALSVEKSMANTQRHPIIEDNVIIYAGATILGGQTVIGHHSVIGGNVWLTSSVDPYTTVYHQPNSKFIDSKPLA encoded by the coding sequence ATGAACGAATTTTATCAACATATATTCCAGAAACAACGCGAAGTACAGGATATGCCAAGCAACTCGCGTATAGCAGACTGGGCTAAGCATGTTCTGCATTTGCTGTTTCCGGAGAAGCATGCCGCCGACTTTTTGACGGTGGACGATGTCCGCAAGGCTTTTGAAGAAGCGGAGGAAGAGCTTTTCGCTTTATTGCAGAAAACTAAAGCCTGTTCGCATTGCGATAACCGGTTGATTGCTCGAGAGTTCTTTGAGGCGTTGCCTGGCATTTATGCAGTGATGCTTACCGATGCGGAAGCCATCATGGAGGGCGACCCTGCAGCTAAAAGCCTGCGGGAGGTCATTCGTACCTATCCGGGGTTCAACGCTATTTGTGTTTATCGCTTGGCGCATGAATTGTGGAAGGCCGAGGTGCCCTTGATACCTCGCATTTTGACGGAACATGCACACTCTAAGACCGGTATCGATATACATCCCGGCGCGCAAATCGGACAGTATTTATATATCGACCATGGAACGGGACTCGTGATCGGGGAGACTTGTATTATAGGTAACCATGTGAAGCTCTATCAAGGTGTTACGCTGGGAGCATTAAGCGTGGAGAAGAGCATGGCCAACACGCAGCGTCACCCCATCATCGAAGATAATGTTATTATTTATGCCGGAGCCACCATTTTGGGAGGGCAGACGGTCATTGGTCATCATTCGGTTATCGGTGGAAACGTATGGCTTACCTCTAGTGTAGACCCCTATACCACTGTTTACCATCAACCCAACTCTAAGTTTATTGACTCAAAACCGCTCGCATAA
- the cysM gene encoding cysteine synthase CysM encodes MGNLIDTIGNTPLVEITSFHQNPKVKIFAKMEGNNPAGSVKDRAALNMIRSALERGEITKDAKLIEATSGNTGIALAMIAGLYGLDLELVMPSTSTRERTLTMEAYGAKVTLLESMEVCRDYAEEKAATGDYFILNQFSNPDNYGAHIKTTGPEIWRDTAGKITHFVSAMGTTGTIMGCSMFLKEKNPDIQIVGCQPTEESSIPGIRRWPAAYLPKIFDASRVDTVIDIAQSDATARARELVRKEGIFAGMSTGGAFHAALSIANRIEEGVIVFIACDRGDRYLSSDLFA; translated from the coding sequence ATGGGAAATTTAATCGATACGATCGGCAATACGCCACTGGTTGAAATTACTTCGTTTCATCAGAATCCGAAGGTGAAGATCTTTGCAAAGATGGAAGGTAATAATCCTGCAGGCTCTGTGAAGGATCGTGCCGCACTTAATATGATTCGATCAGCACTCGAACGTGGAGAGATCACAAAGGACGCTAAACTCATTGAGGCTACATCTGGTAATACAGGTATAGCCTTGGCTATGATTGCAGGATTGTATGGGCTTGATTTGGAATTGGTGATGCCTTCGACTTCAACGAGAGAGCGCACATTGACGATGGAAGCTTATGGCGCAAAGGTAACTTTGCTCGAATCGATGGAGGTGTGCCGAGATTATGCAGAAGAGAAAGCCGCGACGGGCGACTATTTTATTTTGAACCAGTTTTCCAATCCGGATAACTACGGCGCTCATATCAAAACCACAGGTCCTGAAATCTGGCGAGACACTGCCGGAAAGATTACACATTTTGTGAGCGCCATGGGTACAACAGGAACTATTATGGGCTGCTCCATGTTTTTGAAAGAAAAAAATCCGGATATACAGATTGTAGGTTGCCAACCTACCGAAGAATCATCGATACCGGGGATCCGTCGCTGGCCCGCAGCATACTTGCCAAAAATATTTGACGCATCGCGCGTGGATACGGTTATTGATATTGCACAGTCTGACGCCACCGCCCGTGCACGTGAGCTGGTGCGTAAAGAAGGAATATTTGCCGGTATGAGCACAGGCGGAGCCTTTCATGCTGCACTATCTATCGCTAACCGTATCGAAGAAGGGGTGATCGTCTTTATCGCCTGCGACCGCGGCGACCGATACCTCAGTTCGGATCTATTTGCGTAG
- a CDS encoding GNAT family N-acetyltransferase — MIHIRKARPEEAQALATLMLHAMQDIVFYFIGEADTQKAHAFLTSLIRKPGNQYSYENILVAEEDGILLGQLCCYPGAAILQLRAPVLNVLANEYGHHIDPALETQAGEVYVDSLAVSPLARGKGIGKILLLYAIDLYCKQQDGILGLLVDQENPRAKKLYLQIGFREVEQKNIFGKEMLHLQYWA, encoded by the coding sequence ATGATACATATTAGAAAGGCTAGACCTGAAGAAGCTCAAGCGCTGGCAACATTAATGTTGCATGCCATGCAGGACATTGTATTTTATTTCATCGGAGAAGCGGACACACAAAAAGCGCATGCTTTCCTCACCTCCTTGATACGTAAACCGGGCAACCAATATTCGTATGAAAACATTCTTGTTGCAGAAGAAGATGGCATCCTTTTAGGGCAACTGTGCTGCTACCCGGGTGCAGCCATCTTACAACTACGGGCGCCCGTGCTGAACGTTCTTGCAAACGAATACGGCCATCATATCGACCCTGCACTCGAAACCCAAGCCGGCGAAGTATATGTGGACAGCTTAGCGGTTTCTCCGCTAGCCCGTGGCAAAGGTATAGGCAAAATCCTACTGCTTTACGCCATTGATCTCTACTGCAAACAACAGGATGGCATCTTGGGATTGCTCGTCGATCAAGAAAATCCTCGAGCAAAAAAGCTGTACCTTCAAATCGGTTTTCGAGAAGTCGAGCAAAAAAATATTTTCGGGAAAGAGATGCTTCATCTCCAATATTGGGCTTAG
- a CDS encoding trigger factor, with protein sequence MNISHQKVDDVNAKINVELTPEDYNPTVDKAIKEQAKKAKLPGFRPGMVPTGHIRRTYGKSILFDEINKLVNDKIAEYIGENKLEVLGQPLPVESDADANYSWDFKDTFAFNYEIGLAPAFETPFSKETAFTAYDIKADDATLAERVKNLRRSYGKMTNPEVSEEGDVLYATLKQEKEEGIEKTTSVRTDIIEDAKVKKSLVGLKKDDTVKIDVKKAFKVADIARILGITEEEATNLDVTKFELSVKNINRLEESDLDQEFFDKLFPAGEVTKEEEFTAKVKEEVENLFKQNSDQKLRNDIYTYGMDKVDVAFPETFLKKWLKATNPNISDEELEEGFADFLSNLKWTIIENRIVTANSLEVKYDEVISLAKERIYAQIKMYNINEEPTDEQLNQFAMQLLQDREQANRLFEEAKALKVFDYLKENVSLNPEEITYVDFEKLEK encoded by the coding sequence ATGAATATTTCACACCAAAAAGTTGACGATGTCAACGCAAAAATCAACGTTGAGTTAACACCCGAGGATTACAATCCTACGGTAGATAAAGCTATCAAAGAGCAGGCAAAGAAAGCGAAGTTACCTGGTTTTCGTCCAGGAATGGTACCTACTGGCCATATCAGACGTACTTACGGAAAGTCTATTTTGTTTGATGAGATCAATAAATTGGTTAACGACAAAATTGCTGAATATATTGGTGAGAACAAACTTGAAGTTTTAGGCCAACCCCTACCTGTAGAAAGTGATGCTGATGCAAACTACAGCTGGGATTTCAAAGATACATTTGCTTTCAACTACGAGATCGGTTTAGCACCAGCTTTCGAAACACCATTCTCCAAAGAGACAGCCTTTACGGCTTACGATATCAAAGCGGACGATGCTACTCTTGCTGAGCGTGTAAAAAACCTACGTCGCAGCTACGGTAAAATGACCAATCCGGAAGTTTCTGAAGAAGGTGACGTGTTGTATGCTACCTTGAAGCAAGAAAAAGAAGAAGGTATTGAAAAAACGACTTCAGTACGTACCGATATCATCGAAGATGCTAAAGTAAAAAAATCTTTAGTAGGCTTGAAAAAAGATGATACCGTAAAAATCGATGTAAAAAAAGCATTCAAAGTTGCTGATATTGCTCGCATCTTAGGTATCACAGAAGAAGAAGCAACAAATTTGGATGTTACTAAGTTTGAGCTTTCGGTTAAAAACATCAACCGCTTAGAAGAGTCTGATCTAGATCAGGAGTTTTTTGACAAGTTGTTCCCTGCAGGTGAAGTAACCAAAGAGGAAGAGTTTACAGCCAAAGTTAAAGAGGAAGTAGAAAACTTGTTTAAGCAAAATTCTGATCAGAAATTACGTAACGATATCTATACGTATGGTATGGATAAAGTTGACGTTGCCTTTCCAGAAACCTTCTTGAAAAAATGGTTGAAAGCAACAAATCCTAATATTTCCGATGAGGAATTGGAAGAAGGATTTGCAGATTTCTTGAGCAACCTAAAATGGACGATCATCGAAAACCGCATCGTTACTGCGAATAGCCTAGAGGTGAAGTATGACGAGGTTATCTCTTTGGCCAAAGAGCGTATCTATGCTCAAATCAAGATGTACAACATCAACGAAGAGCCTACCGATGAGCAATTGAATCAATTCGCTATGCAATTGCTACAAGACAGAGAGCAAGCGAACCGTTTATTTGAAGAAGCGAAAGCCTTGAAAGTATTCGACTACTTGAAAGAAAACGTAAGCTTGAACCCAGAAGAAATCACGTACGTAGATTTCGAAAAACTAGAAAAGTAA
- a CDS encoding winged helix-turn-helix domain-containing protein, translating into MGLDLSLYNKIFENRLRLQIMGVLLANEDYDFSSLKELLEATDGNLASNLKTLEKEGYITVEKSFVDRKPHTRYKKTTKGQKAFADHLTALENLIKQQYK; encoded by the coding sequence GTGGGGTTGGATCTCTCTCTATACAACAAGATTTTTGAAAATAGGCTTCGTTTGCAGATTATGGGCGTGCTCTTGGCAAATGAAGACTACGACTTTAGTTCGCTGAAGGAACTCTTGGAAGCTACCGATGGCAATCTAGCTTCCAATCTGAAAACCTTGGAGAAGGAGGGATACATCACGGTGGAGAAAAGCTTTGTCGATCGGAAACCGCATACACGGTACAAAAAGACAACGAAGGGGCAGAAAGCATTTGCTGATCACCTGACCGCACTCGAAAATTTGATAAAGCAGCAGTATAAATAA
- a CDS encoding Coq4 family protein: MKTIRLRLMMALYDGSSRLYAQLFKRHKKPWGISKMAFLAYPSGTLGAALGEFYAHNGFDVMPKLENHDVFHVLTETGTAIQDEIAMQYLLLGNGKISLYLLAMIGIGTSLYPEHFRYFVQSFRKGKACQPFHGLEFSHLLEHPLSMLQGMLIAKNATIHF; the protein is encoded by the coding sequence ATGAAGACGATTCGACTACGTTTGATGATGGCCCTATATGATGGATCATCGCGCTTATATGCGCAGTTGTTCAAGCGCCATAAAAAGCCTTGGGGTATCAGTAAGATGGCTTTTTTAGCTTATCCTTCAGGCACCTTGGGGGCAGCTTTAGGCGAATTTTATGCCCATAATGGCTTCGATGTGATGCCTAAGCTGGAAAACCATGATGTTTTTCATGTGCTCACAGAAACTGGAACCGCCATCCAGGATGAGATTGCGATGCAATATCTACTGTTGGGCAATGGGAAGATCAGCCTGTATCTGCTGGCTATGATTGGGATTGGAACCAGCCTCTATCCTGAGCACTTTCGCTACTTTGTACAATCTTTTCGAAAGGGAAAAGCTTGCCAGCCCTTTCATGGGCTGGAGTTTAGCCATCTTTTGGAACATCCGCTAAGCATGCTGCAAGGTATGCTCATTGCTAAAAACGCTACTATTCACTTTTAA
- the creD gene encoding cell envelope integrity protein CreD, producing MEHKNQPYSPMPEIPSTSLIDRLSSSIVLKLFVMLVLVLFLLIPLSWVQDLIAERSGREAEVGNEISSKWGGPQLVSGPVIGIPYRYAQQVNRTGANGKLETENYWETDYVFLTADQVKVEATVDPELRKRGIYQTVVYNGALQMRGSFGEIDLKKLNIAAEDVQWQDAKLFLGLSDVKGLKSAPKLQWNGQASSFQIGSGEVALFEQNMSVPVDLSSGSTTGSFTLHIDIRGSKALTIFPTAEETAIAAKGTWPNPSFDGGFLPDEREVGEQAFSANWQVPSFSRKFPRQWTGAKRALYERLPNGEDFPLPKVVADGQTVSSSDMATLSGLQDMVQINFLESVNNYQKTSRVAKYAVLVILLTFTSLFFTEILKKQRVHLIQYILIGCAMVLFYSLLLAIAEHLGFNWSYLISALATIALISSFIFGITKDRKLGIYFSGILSLCYAFIFFLLQLQDYALIVGTVGVFIMLALLMRFSLKINWYQFERRSA from the coding sequence ATGGAACATAAAAATCAACCCTATTCTCCTATGCCGGAGATACCTTCAACATCGTTAATCGATCGTTTATCATCGTCTATCGTACTTAAGCTTTTTGTGATGCTGGTACTTGTTTTATTCCTGCTCATTCCCTTGTCTTGGGTTCAGGATTTGATCGCAGAACGTAGCGGTCGGGAAGCGGAAGTAGGAAACGAGATTTCCAGCAAATGGGGCGGACCACAATTGGTGTCTGGCCCGGTGATTGGGATTCCCTATCGTTACGCGCAGCAAGTAAATAGAACAGGTGCCAATGGAAAGCTCGAAACGGAAAATTATTGGGAAACGGATTATGTCTTTCTCACGGCCGATCAGGTTAAGGTCGAGGCCACTGTTGATCCGGAGCTTCGAAAACGGGGAATTTACCAAACGGTCGTTTACAACGGCGCGTTGCAGATGCGCGGTAGTTTCGGCGAGATCGATTTAAAAAAGCTGAATATAGCGGCAGAAGATGTGCAATGGCAGGATGCAAAACTGTTTTTAGGACTCAGCGACGTGAAAGGTCTAAAGTCGGCACCTAAGCTACAATGGAATGGGCAGGCCTCTTCTTTCCAGATTGGAAGCGGAGAGGTAGCTCTTTTTGAACAGAATATGTCGGTGCCCGTTGATCTGTCCTCGGGATCCACAACGGGATCTTTCACCTTACATATTGATATCCGAGGGTCCAAAGCCTTGACCATCTTTCCTACGGCGGAAGAGACCGCAATAGCTGCTAAAGGGACGTGGCCAAATCCGAGTTTTGATGGCGGATTTTTGCCCGACGAAAGAGAAGTAGGTGAGCAGGCCTTCTCCGCCAACTGGCAGGTTCCGAGCTTCTCTCGCAAATTTCCTCGACAATGGACCGGAGCCAAACGCGCTTTATATGAGAGGCTTCCCAACGGTGAAGATTTTCCATTACCCAAAGTCGTTGCAGATGGGCAAACAGTGAGTTCCTCCGATATGGCGACCTTATCGGGCCTGCAAGATATGGTACAGATCAATTTTTTGGAGTCTGTCAATAATTACCAGAAAACAAGTCGAGTGGCTAAATATGCGGTACTCGTTATCCTTCTGACCTTCACATCGCTTTTCTTTACCGAAATACTTAAGAAGCAACGCGTACATTTGATTCAATACATATTGATCGGATGCGCGATGGTCTTATTCTATTCCTTGTTATTGGCCATTGCTGAGCATTTAGGCTTTAACTGGAGTTACCTAATCTCTGCTCTGGCAACTATTGCGTTGATCAGTTCGTTCATTTTTGGTATCACCAAGGATCGTAAGTTGGGGATTTATTTCAGTGGTATCTTATCCTTGTGCTATGCTTTCATCTTTTTCCTATTACAGTTGCAAGACTATGCATTGATCGTTGGCACCGTTGGTGTATTCATTATGTTGGCCTTGCTTATGCGGTTTTCATTGAAGATCAACTGGTATCAATTTGAGCGCCGTTCGGCTTAA